From Syngnathus typhle isolate RoL2023-S1 ecotype Sweden linkage group LG13, RoL_Styp_1.0, whole genome shotgun sequence, a single genomic window includes:
- the camk2n1a gene encoding calcium/calmodulin-dependent protein kinase II inhibitor 1a, producing the protein MSEVLPYNEGKMSGYGADSEVSQMSFSCGLQDTSAFFAGSQAKRPPKLGQIGRAKRVVIEDDRIDEVLKGMTDKSSPGV; encoded by the exons ATGTCCGAGGTGCTGCCATACAACGAGGGGAAAATGAGCGGCTACGGGGCTGACAGCGAGGTCAGCCAGATGTCCTTTAGCTGCGGACTGCAGGACACAAGCGCCTTTTTTGCCGGCTCGCAGGCCAAGAGACCCCCGAAGCTCGGCCAAATCGGCAGAGCCAAGCgag TGGTAATCGAGGACGACCGAATAGACGAGGTCCTCAAAGGGATGACAGACAAGTCGTCGCCTGGGGTTTAA